ACCCGGCAGCGACACCGGCGCGGGCGTGTGGTGCGCGAAGTCGCGCCCGGTATCACGAGCGGAGTCAGGAAGCGCAACCCACAACTGGGCTCCATGCAGAACGCCGGATCCGACGGAGACTTCGGAGTGGCAGATCCCCGCGCCTGCGGTCATCAGGTTCAGCTCGCCGGGTCGGACTATCGCGTGCACACCCGCGCTGTCGCGGTGTTCCACCTCGCCGCTGAACAACCAGCTCACCGTTTGCAGCCCGGTGTGCGGATGAGGCGCGACATCCATACGCGCGGCGGCTCCGGTCACGGGGCCGTAGCGGTCGAGAAAACACCAGGCGCCTATCAGTGATCGCTGCCGCTGCGGCACGGTGCGTTGTACCGGGATCGCTCGTGGTCCGCCCAAGGGAACCTCGCGCGGGTGCAGCACCTCGATACCCGCGGTCTGTGAAGCGTTACAGGCAACTTCAGCCGGTGCGGCTTCGAGGTTACTCATCGTCCCCCTTCTCGTCGGCATGGGGTGCGCTGTCCGGCCCGATGCCGCGACCCTACGCCGGCTTTACCGGCCCGGCGGCCGCAGCACCTTCATGGCCGCCCGCATCACCGGTTCGGGGAGCCGGTCCTGAATCGACAGCGCGGCGTCGGCGGCTCGCGATCTCAGCGGCGTGCCCCGACCGAAGATCCGGTTCAGCGGTCCGCCGGACGGTTCGAGCACGACATGTAGCGGCGGGGTGCCGACGGCAGCGCCGAGCGCGTTCGAGATGACCATCCGCTGGATCTCGCTGGTGCCTTCGAAGATGGTGTACAGCTTGGCATCTCGATACCACTTTTCCACCGGGTGATCGGTGATGTAGCCCCAGCCGCCCATGGTTTGGATAGCGCGTTCGGTGGCCTTGATGGCGACCTCGCTGGCGGCCAGCTTCGACATCGAGCCCTCACCCCGCTCGAAAGGCACTCCGTTGGCCGCCATCCAGGAGGCCCGCCACGTCAGCAGCCGGGCGGCATCGATCTGAGTTGCCAAGTCCGCCAACGGAAACGCGATGCCCTGGTTGTCGATGATGGGCCCGCCGAACGCCTCGCGCTCGGTGGCATACGACGTCGCGTACTCCACTGCGGCGCGGGCAATCCCGATAGCCTGGGCGGCCACCATGGGGCGGGTCTGCTCGAAAGTGCCCAAAGTCGCCGAGCTGGAACGCTTTCCACCGGCAACGATTTCGCGGGCTTTGGCAAGTTTGTGTTCAAGCTTCTCCTGTCCGCCAAGTAGGTTGGCGCCTGGGACCCGGACGCCGTTGAATCGCAACTCCGCGGTGTGCGAAGCGCGGCAACCCAGTTTGTCGAGCTTTCGCACCAGTTCCAGTCCCGGCGTGCCGCCGGGTACGACGAACAGCGCCTGACCCCGGTGGCCGAGATCCTCGTCGACCACGGCGTTGACCACGTGCACGTTGGCGATTCCCCCGTTGCCGATCCACATCTTGTGTCCGTCGATGATCCAGTCGTCGCCGTCGCGACGGGCACGGGTGCGCAGATTGCGGACGTCGCTGCCGCCTTCGGGTTCTGAGATCGCCAGCGCCGCGAGCTTGAGATCACCTGGGGTGCCGAAACATTCCGGCGCCCACTGCAGCATCTGCTCCGGGGAGGCGGCCTGGCCGATGGCCGACAGTGCCAGCGCGGGCATGACGATCGCCAGGCCGATTCCGGCGCACCCCCAGAACAGCTCCTCCATGAACATGGGTAGCGACAGGCCCGTCGGATCGCCGATCAGATCGCGGTAGAACAGCGGGCTGTAGAACCCGCGCCGGGACGCCTCCTCGAGCACCGGCCAGGGAAACGCCTGGCGCTGGTCGTAATCCAGCGCCACCGGCCGAATCACCTCTTCGGCGAACTCGTGCGTGCGCCGGGCCAGATCGTGTTGTGCTGCCGTCGGTGTCAGGTCGAACGTCACGGAGCGCCTTCGGGGTCGAACTCTCGGTTACCCGGATCTACCCCGAAAGCCAACTCAGCAAACTGATTGGCCTCGTCATCCCGCTACGCCGCGGAGCGGGGGCCTACCCGTGCCGCCGACAGGTGCAACACCACCGCGGTCACCGGGCGGGCGTCGCGTTCAGTGCGCGCCAGCAGAGCAGCGTTCTCCGGCAGTTGTCTGGCGTTGATCTCACCGGCGGCGATCCGCCGCAGTATCTCGTGAGCCTGAGCCAGTTGCGTCCGCTTGCGGTACTGGCCCCCGGGAAGTTTGACACCGGCCCACACGCCGTACTCCTCGCGATACTTGACGGCTCGTTCGGCGCACAGGCGTTGCTGCGCCAGTGGGCAGCGGCGCAGGCACTGAATTCGAGCCTCGGTGGCGGACCGCTCATACGCGCGAGCCTTCGCCGCCCCGTCGCCGCTGTCGTCGTCGGGGTAGCCGAACCACAGTTCCGGGTTGCCTGTGCACGGGGTAGCCATGTCTGTTGTCTCCTTCTCCGACGAAAGTCCTCTGAAACGTAGGCAAAAGCGTATACACGCGGATCGCGGCTTGGCAAGCGAAACGTGACAAAAACGTATATAAACGCGACAGGCGCCCGGCCATGTGTAATATCCGACTATGGCCGGAGCCTGCGGTGAGCCGTGAATCGGCTGGCGCGGCCATCCGCGCATTGCGCGAGTCGCGCGACTGGTCGCTTGCCGACCTGGCCGCCGCAACGGGCGTCAGCATCATGGGGCTCAGCTATTTGGAGCGCGGCGCTCGCAAGCCACATAAAGGTACAGTTCAGAAGGTCGAAAACGGACTTGGCCTGCCCCCGGGCACCTATTCTCGGCTGTTGGTCGCCGCAGATCCCGATGCGGAGCTGGCGCGGCTTATGGCAGCCCAGCCCCCTACGGCAACGTCGCCGCGACGCCCCGGCACCGTGGTGGTTGACCGTCACGGTGACACCGATGTGCTCGAGGGTTACGCCGAAGCCCAGCTCGATACCCTCAGATCCGTCATCGATAGACTACCGTCGACGACATCAAATGAATATGAGACGTATATTCTGTCCGTGGTCTCACAGTGCGTGAAGGCGGAGATGCTGGCGGCAAGCTCTTGGCGGGTGGCGGTCAACTCCGGTTCGGAGTCCAGCGACCGACTGATGCAACATCTGCAGGCGCTCGAGGCGATGCGCAGCACGTTGCTGAAGCGGATGCCGACCAGCTTGAGCGCGCGATTCGATCGGGCATGCGCGCAGTCACCGCTACCGGAAGCCGTCATCGCCGCGCTGATCGGAGTGAGCACCGACGAAATGTGGGAGATCCGCAATAGAGGGGTCATCCCCCCGGGAGCTCTGCCCCGTGTCCGCGCGTTCGTGGACACAATGGCGGCCGCCGAGGCTATGGAGACGGCGGCCGCGTACCAGACACACCACAGCGGCGGAGAACAAGACCGGTGAACCTCACCGAAATCGAGGTGTTGAGTCGCGCCCACCAGCTTTTTGACGGCGGTGGTCTGCCACCGACGCTGAACGTTGAGAAAGCACACCACGAGCAACTGCTGCGCCGCGCCACCGGGCTCAATGTCGATGCTGCCCGGGGTCGGTACGAACGCCGCGCAACCGACAGCAGGGAAGCCCTGTTGTCTGCGGCTCGAACGGACGCGGCCGTCGCCGCGGTCATCGCCGGCGCGCACCGGGACCGGGACCGGGCGCGCCAGGTGACCGGAAGCATCGTCGAACAGGCCCGTACGGATGTGACCGTCACCCCGGTGACGCCGATGGCCCAGCGCGAGGCGATCCGTCGGCGCGTCGCACGGTTGCGCGCGCAACGAGCGCATGTCTTGTCGGCCCACCTCCGGGCACGACGGCATCGGGCCGCGCTGCGCGCGCTCCGGTACCGGATGTTGCGAGATGGCAGCCGGGCAATGGGCGACCGAGCCGGGATCGCCGTGCGGGCCGCGCTGTCACGGCTGGGCTGCCCGTATGTGTGGGGCGCGACGGGACCCAGCCAATTCGACTGTTCCGGATTGGTCCAATGGGCCTACGCACAGGCGGGCGTTCACCTGGACCGCACGACCTATCAACAGCTCCATGACGGGATAGCCGTGCCGCGTTCCCAGGTGCGCCCCGGTGATCTCGTCTTTCCGCATCCGGGACACGTCCAGATGGCGATTGGCAACAACCTGGTTGTCGAGGCTCCGTACTCGGGTGCTTCGGTGCGGGTCAGCCGGTTGGGCAGCGACGTCCGGATCCGCAGACCGCTGTGAGTGATTAACGCCCGGTCGGGCGGGCAGGATGGGAAGGTTGAACCCATGTCGGAGCAAGCCGGATCGTCGCCGGATGCCATCGCGGCGCGGCGGGCGCTGCTGGGTCGGCAATACGAGGCGATCGTCGAGGCCGACCGCGCGCTGGCCGACGCTCTTGCCAGCGCACACGCC
The nucleotide sequence above comes from Mycobacterium pseudokansasii. Encoded proteins:
- a CDS encoding acyl-CoA dehydrogenase family protein, which translates into the protein MTFDLTPTAAQHDLARRTHEFAEEVIRPVALDYDQRQAFPWPVLEEASRRGFYSPLFYRDLIGDPTGLSLPMFMEELFWGCAGIGLAIVMPALALSAIGQAASPEQMLQWAPECFGTPGDLKLAALAISEPEGGSDVRNLRTRARRDGDDWIIDGHKMWIGNGGIANVHVVNAVVDEDLGHRGQALFVVPGGTPGLELVRKLDKLGCRASHTAELRFNGVRVPGANLLGGQEKLEHKLAKAREIVAGGKRSSSATLGTFEQTRPMVAAQAIGIARAAVEYATSYATEREAFGGPIIDNQGIAFPLADLATQIDAARLLTWRASWMAANGVPFERGEGSMSKLAASEVAIKATERAIQTMGGWGYITDHPVEKWYRDAKLYTIFEGTSEIQRMVISNALGAAVGTPPLHVVLEPSGGPLNRIFGRGTPLRSRAADAALSIQDRLPEPVMRAAMKVLRPPGR
- a CDS encoding WhiB family transcriptional regulator, with the protein product MATPCTGNPELWFGYPDDDSGDGAAKARAYERSATEARIQCLRRCPLAQQRLCAERAVKYREEYGVWAGVKLPGGQYRKRTQLAQAHEILRRIAAGEINARQLPENAALLARTERDARPVTAVVLHLSAARVGPRSAA
- a CDS encoding helix-turn-helix domain-containing protein; the protein is MSRESAGAAIRALRESRDWSLADLAAATGVSIMGLSYLERGARKPHKGTVQKVENGLGLPPGTYSRLLVAADPDAELARLMAAQPPTATSPRRPGTVVVDRHGDTDVLEGYAEAQLDTLRSVIDRLPSTTSNEYETYILSVVSQCVKAEMLAASSWRVAVNSGSESSDRLMQHLQALEAMRSTLLKRMPTSLSARFDRACAQSPLPEAVIAALIGVSTDEMWEIRNRGVIPPGALPRVRAFVDTMAAAEAMETAAAYQTHHSGGEQDR
- a CDS encoding C40 family peptidase, giving the protein MNLTEIEVLSRAHQLFDGGGLPPTLNVEKAHHEQLLRRATGLNVDAARGRYERRATDSREALLSAARTDAAVAAVIAGAHRDRDRARQVTGSIVEQARTDVTVTPVTPMAQREAIRRRVARLRAQRAHVLSAHLRARRHRAALRALRYRMLRDGSRAMGDRAGIAVRAALSRLGCPYVWGATGPSQFDCSGLVQWAYAQAGVHLDRTTYQQLHDGIAVPRSQVRPGDLVFPHPGHVQMAIGNNLVVEAPYSGASVRVSRLGSDVRIRRPL